The Tripterygium wilfordii isolate XIE 37 chromosome 1, ASM1340144v1, whole genome shotgun sequence sequence AATCAAAGTTCAACAGTGGCAATTGAGACTCTCCGACCAAAATTACAGGTTCTCgtttatttcaattttaaattattattttggatttttttaaaaatatttattgaaaTTTTGTATTTACAGAGAACACCGCACCAACAACTTCCCCCTAGAAGGCCCGCATGCACATCCGGTCCATCTAGCCATGTAAGTGCCTCAAATGGAGTTAATCAAAgactatatataatattttagttcaAATTTGAATTGTTTTTCCAAACACTTTTGGTCGATATTGGTGCAGGAGGAGTAGATCGATCGGGATATGATAAGATAGAGGAGAATTTAGTTTGTGATGTTTCTACAAGGACTTTAATTCTTGAGATTGGACAGTTGTTGAAACTATCCTGTTAATGTCAAGTTTGCTCTTCCATCACTTTAACTAGCGACTCGAGtgtaaatatctattttactaATCGGTAATGATGGTGCATAATGTTATAATTAAGGTTACAGGGGCGTAGACATGGACGAGATGATGGTATTCTAACACCCCCACAATAGTTATGTTTTGGGAGCAATAGGTTTAGGGACACAATCTTGTGTGATATATGTTCACCATTGACAACGAACTCCTCTAGCACAATGAGGTCTCTTTCTGTGATTAGACTTGAATTGGACCAAAATTTAAATAAGAAATGTAAATTACATCTAACAATAGAGATGTTATTAGGCCGGACCGGCCCATCTGGAGGCAGCTCGCGTGAAACTCAAAACCCTGACCCGACATCCTAAGTATCCAAGGGCTGGGTTTGGTGGCCTTAGCAGGCCCTAGAATGAAAATGTGATGGAGTCGCGTGAATCAAACTTGAGACTCTTAACGGGTAAAACTAAGGTTAATGTTCTCCAATCTAATTATAACCTTCAAATATTTTTACATCACACTACCTAAGCAGATGGGCTGAACTCGACAAGGTAAAAATTATGGGAAATTTTCTTTACAtaccacaaaaatattatctttacatcactTGTTAATTTAtgtcacaatatgctacacCATCAAACGTTCAtacagcatatctgctactaaaattgtccagcatttctactaccaccatttctgttaGTATATCTGTTACTTTCAAAAaactttaccaaactaggcttATGTAGTTGTGAaaatttggtgtaaacttaacactaatatttctaatattgtataaaacaaGGGTAATTGAGTATTTTCACTATGATTTTGTGTGTAGACatataattttttggtgtaaacttatcataaTCAAAAAGTTGTGTAAAGATAGTATTTttatggtgtgtagataaaatttttcaaaaattattattttgcaACCTGGCTCAGCCTTTCAAGTTGAGATTCTCAACCCAACCCGTGTAAATAAAGTGAGTCGGGCTTAGCACGGCCCTTGAACTCATGAAAATGGGCCGTGTTGGGCTCATGGCCTCAGCCCACTTTACATCTCTACATCACAGCCGTTCATTGGAAATATGGGGTGAATACAAAAGACcttcataaacaaacaaaacaataagCCCAAGATAAGGCACTCGTCAACTTTTTATTTCTTATGTGATGGAAAATGTTTGCTGTACATTTCATCTTGCCATGTTGGTCTTCCAATTTTCGAACTGGATTTGGGCCCAGGATATAACAGGCCTTTATTCTGTAGAACAGAAAGGACAGGCCCAGGCTAACAATTCTTGGGCTGGAATACGACTGGAAGTCTGGAACAAGCAGCTAATGTCCGATAACCTCCCCGGTTTGGCATTTGGATTTGGGGACTGGTTCCTCAGAGTCTCAGACTGCCATGAGACGGCTCTCTTCTTTAGCTTCTAGGGCATCAGCTGCACTCAGTAATCTCTCCCAGGAACGATTGCATCTGCAAAAATTCAACAGAGCGAAGATTCAACCAACGACCCAATCGACAACATCAGGTCGCGTTGATCAAAGACGCACCAATGACGACGTCGAAGCTATTTCAACTTCAAGAGGTACTGTTGCTTCGAAACCAAGCCTAGTTTCAGTGGAAAAAACTCCACTTTCAGCTCAAAATAACTTCATTCCGGTTGATCGTCAATACGTTGCTCGGATTCTGTCTAGGAATGACTGGTTTTTGTTACTGGACCATGAGGTCAAGGCAAGACGGATAATTTTGAATCCTCAAGCTGTGGTGAGTATCTTGCAGAATCAAGAAAACCCATTGCATGCTTTGAGATTTTTTATATGGGTTTCGAATTTCGACCCTTTAGTTTCTAGGAATCAATCCGTTAAGGGTGTTTTATCTAATGTTCTCCATCGAGAAGGGCCGGTTGTTTTGTCTATTGAATTGCTTCAGGATATTAAAAACTCAGGTTTTCGAGTCTCGGAGGAATTGCTCTGTATCTTGATTGGTAGTTGGGGAAGATTAGGATTGGCCAAGTACTGTGCTGATATATTTGGGCAGATTTCGTTTTTGGGGATTAGCCCGAGTACAAGGTTGTACAACTCAGTCATTGATGCATTGGTTAAATCTAATTCCCTTGACTTAGCATATTTGAAATTCCAACAGATGTCTGCTGATGGTTGCAAGCCAGATAGGTTTACTTACAATATACTTATACATGGAGTTTGTAGAATTGGCGTGGTTGATGAGGCACTTCGGTTGGTGAAACAGATGGAGACGTCAGGACATTCACCTAACGTGCATACATATACAATTCTAATTGATGGCTTTTGTAATGCAAAGAGGGTAGATGAAGTCTTCAGGCTTGTGGAGACAATGAAGCAGAAGAATGTGTATCCGAATGAAGCTACCATTAGATCATTGATTCAAGGAGTGTTTCGTTGCACAGCCCCAATTAAGGCATTTGAGTTGTTAATAGGCTATATGGAGAAAAATCCCATCTTGCAGAAGTTCACTTGTGACACTCTCCTGTGCTGCCTTTGTAATTGCTTTATGGCAAGAGAGGCAGCTGTCTTTTTGAGGAAAATTAGTGAGAGAGGATACTTGCCTGACAGTTCGACATTTGACATTATACTAACTTGTTTTATAAAGAAATTGGATATTGATGAGACATGTGAAATATTGGATAATTTTCTTAAGCGGGGTGTGAAGGTAGGGTTTAATACTTACATTGTGCTAATTGAAGCATTACACAATGCAGGAAAACATGTTGAGGGGGATCGGTACTACGAGCTGATGATTAAGGATGGACTTCTGTCAAATGTTTTCTCGTGTAACATGGTTATTGATTGCTTTTGCAAAGTCAATATGATGGGCAGGGCTGCAAATACTTTAAGAGAGATGCAACATACAGGTATTGCTCCTAATCGTGTTACTTTCAATACCCTCATTAGTGGGTACTGCAAGGATGGAGAGGTTCGTAAAGCACAAGAGCTGTTGGAGATGCTTCTAAAACATGGATTTCTACCAGATATCTTCACTTTTACTTCCATAATTGATGGTCTTTGTCGAGCACACCGTATTGAGGATGCTTTTGGTTGTTTCACTGAAATGGTTGAGTGGGGTGTCAACCCAAATGCTGTCACATACAATATATTAATATACTCTCTCTGTGTGGCTGGGGATATTGGTAAGTCAATGAAACTAGTAAGAAAGATGAAAGCAAACGGTGTAAGCCCagatattttttctttcaatgctCTGATTCAAAGCTTCTGTCGGATGAATAAAGTTGAGAAAGCAAAGGATGTGTTCATTTCCGTGTTGACATTGGGTTTGAATCCTGATAACTATACATACACTTCTTTAATCAAGGCACTGTGTGAATCCGGGAAATTTGATGAAGCTAAGAAGTTGTTTCTTTCAATGGAAGCAAATAATTGTTTTCCTGATTCTTATACATGCAATTTATTTTTGGACCATCTACTCAAGCAAGCTCACTTTGAGGATGCCAATGAGATAGCAAAAAGATGCAAGGAGAAGGGAATTTTGGTGAAACCCATTCCTCTCCCTTAGGACTGTTTTCTTGTTGGTTCTGGAGTTGGCTGTTTGTTGAGATTATCTTCTTTAGCAGATACTGCCATCTGCACATGCGTTTGTGTAATCACATCGAGTACAGGCTCAGCTCCGTGACCTTGTATTTCTCCCTATTTGCATTATCATTCAGGAGGAAAATTTTCCTGTATAAAGTATTCCTATTGGGGTGCGTCTTTTGACCGAGATGAATGGAATTGGTTGTCGAGACACCCAGTGGatgtggctttttttttttttttttttgcttcagaTGAATCAGATCTTATAAGCGTAAGCTGTCAATGCTTATCCATTATCCCAGGAGAGTGGAGACAGACATGGGTGAAGTAAAAGAAGATATGTTTTGTATACATGGAAAAATTGTCTCTTGACGGTGTCATGGTGTGGTAGGTTCTGGCGTTCTCCAAAGCTTACTAAATGCAGCAAGGATAAGGTTATTTTAAACTAAGCAAGTTGGAAGATAAATAATGCTTGCACATGGAGCCATGAAGATGCTCACCCTAGCCACCACGGTGACCTCACCCCCTTCTCTAAGTAGAGAAGCACCTCCTATTTACTTATACTGTGTGCTCAAAGGCCCTTAAACCAGTTCATGAGCATCTTTTCAGCTTTCCGACATCCTCTATCCCTCATGAGAAGCAGGCCCTGTCCCTGTACTTCCTGCCTTAACCTGGCTATTGTAAATGCCAAGTGCTCCATCATGAAGCAAGCTTTCGTAAATACGGCAGAGGTATGACTGAGATGTCCAAGGAAGAAGTTAGTTTCAGAACAGTATGCAGCAGTTTATGTTCCCAGCAATAGTCATGCATTTGCTTTGTAAGGTATATTTGTCTTCAATGTTCAAAGAGCAGCTTCTACTCCCCATTTTATCGACATTTTCATGGTGGAAGTGATCTTTGCGGAAATATTTGTACTGAGAAATTTCCATGCTGAACCTTGTTTATGCGATATGCACAgacagtttttactttttaaaggGATTCACGTGTGAAAGGAACTACTGATGTCCCAAATTCTGCACACTCTTGTGGTTAACCTttgtcttcttgtttttgtaaattttgttgGTTGGTGCCGTAAGCTGAAGTGTGTATATTGAATGCATGTATTTCTTGGAGAATTAGAAAGCCACTTGTTCCCTTTTGATTGGTTGACAAATGTCCCTGTTTCATACTTCTTTGACTTGGTCACATAGGCCAATAAGTAAATAGTAGTTTTGTTGCTATTGAAAATCCTCCTTGACTTCTTTTAGGAGGTTTTAAACCAGCTAACATTTTTAGGTTTGACCTTTAAAACTGGCAGAAGAAAGTTCTTATAAAGAAACAAGTTGGTGACTTGCACTCCAACCACTTTCTCCCCTGAGCTTCTCTCTTTTCCTCCAAAAATTTCCCCAAAATTTAGAGAAAAACCCACCAAGTTTGTTACAGTTTTCCACATGAATTTACCAAACTCACTTGAAATTCATTTATTGTTTCAACATTCTCTCCATCACGAAATCGTTGCAGTGGTTTAATTTTGATCGTTTGATTTGTGGGTCAtgctccaaatcatcaaaagtaCAAAATAGTAGGAAAATTTCTGATATGCTTCAGAATAGTGACTAGCAAACACATTACTATATAACCAGCCCTTGTTTCTCCTCTGGTTTTCGTGTTTCATTGTGCAGAAGCTCCATAATGGCATCCTCAGGCTCCATCAATTTATGGGTTCTTGCTCTTGCTGTGGTGTGCATCTCCATTCATGGCAGCATCTTAGGTACAAAAAGAACTAAAACATGTAGCTTATTTGTTGATGTTTCATTTATGCTAATTATCAATGAATAGCAGGGGAAGCAGATGAAGATGTGCCTGGAGTGGGCTCTGGCGGTGATGATCCGGCGCAAATTGTTGCCAAAGCCTTGCTATGTTTCAACGAGAGAAATGTAAGTAAGATTATTTAGTCTGCATAACCAAAATTGTGAGGCTTAAAGTGAATTTCCTTTGAAGCGGCAGACTGATTTATTCTTGTTTCGACAATCTCAGTTATACATCAGCTGTGAAGAATCCTACAGACTGACTGCATCTGGGAACCTCAACGTGCCTTACGGGTATACTGACCAATACTGTACTGGTCCATGCCTTACAGAGACACACCTAGTACTCAACTGCATTGACAACATTTTAGCACACTTTTTATTCTACAATAAGGCCACTATACACGACGTTCAAGACACGATCGAGGCGGGATGTGGCCACGGCCCTGAAAGAGGTATCGATACAAGCTTGAAA is a genomic window containing:
- the LOC120003961 gene encoding putative pentatricopeptide repeat-containing protein At3g16890, mitochondrial, coding for MRRLSSLASRASAALSNLSQERLHLQKFNRAKIQPTTQSTTSGRVDQRRTNDDVEAISTSRGTVASKPSLVSVEKTPLSAQNNFIPVDRQYVARILSRNDWFLLLDHEVKARRIILNPQAVVSILQNQENPLHALRFFIWVSNFDPLVSRNQSVKGVLSNVLHREGPVVLSIELLQDIKNSGFRVSEELLCILIGSWGRLGLAKYCADIFGQISFLGISPSTRLYNSVIDALVKSNSLDLAYLKFQQMSADGCKPDRFTYNILIHGVCRIGVVDEALRLVKQMETSGHSPNVHTYTILIDGFCNAKRVDEVFRLVETMKQKNVYPNEATIRSLIQGVFRCTAPIKAFELLIGYMEKNPILQKFTCDTLLCCLCNCFMAREAAVFLRKISERGYLPDSSTFDIILTCFIKKLDIDETCEILDNFLKRGVKVGFNTYIVLIEALHNAGKHVEGDRYYELMIKDGLLSNVFSCNMVIDCFCKVNMMGRAANTLREMQHTGIAPNRVTFNTLISGYCKDGEVRKAQELLEMLLKHGFLPDIFTFTSIIDGLCRAHRIEDAFGCFTEMVEWGVNPNAVTYNILIYSLCVAGDIGKSMKLVRKMKANGVSPDIFSFNALIQSFCRMNKVEKAKDVFISVLTLGLNPDNYTYTSLIKALCESGKFDEAKKLFLSMEANNCFPDSYTCNLFLDHLLKQAHFEDANEIAKRCKEKGILVKPIPLP
- the LOC120003988 gene encoding uncharacterized protein LOC120003988 translates to MASSGSINLWVLALAVVCISIHGSILGEADEDVPGVGSGGDDPAQIVAKALLCFNERNLYISCEESYRLTASGNLNVPYGYTDQYCTGPCLTETHLVLNCIDNILAHFLFYNKATIHDVQDTIEAGCGHGPERGNFNVAEHIQAEEDTAGRAAAPVLLWICLMIIGLALLL